In a single window of the Bos indicus x Bos taurus breed Angus x Brahman F1 hybrid unplaced genomic scaffold, Bos_hybrid_MaternalHap_v2.0 tig00011818_arrow_arrow_obj, whole genome shotgun sequence genome:
- the LOC113889353 gene encoding zinc finger protein 75D-like isoform X2 — MSQIEEKLFPEQIMMSPVKAPACLYPHVEVLQGTKRSVKESSNKSKKSSPQMGSLHPESARQHFRSFCYHDTPGPYEAVSHLQELCSQWLRPEIHSKEQILELLVLEQFLDVLPSHIQNWVQKYHPQNVKEAVALVDRFHRECGGISNEVTTHQLGNDTALLGGTAVAPGFKWKPAEPQPMGVFQGESSNIYQVLQEPRWNTHKESQPVDEGAVPAEESPTFSEEKSTPSCKLASKLTLPKSQSPLTFEDVALYFSEEEWRIMTPEQKTLYFDVMGELYEDVTFLGLKLTNDTGNDPPVSLPTLEIQPSGCEVLGKATMKDAETTVGNENHGDTCRVRKRPRSPEAPALASHFVPGDKLH; from the exons ATGTCACAAATAGAAGAAAAGCTGTTCCCAGAGCAAATAATGATGAGCCCTGTGAAGGCGCCTGCATGCTTGTACCCACATGTGGAGGTTTTACAGGGGACTAAGAGGTCTGTGAAAGAGAGTTCCAATAAGAGTAAGAAATCCAGCCCACAGATGGGCAGTCTTCATCCTGAGAGTGCTCGCCAGCACTTCCGGAGCTTCTGTTACCATGACACACCTGGACCGTATGAGGCTGTCAGCCACCTGCAGGAATTATGCTCTCAGTGGCTGAGGCCAGAGATCCACTCAAAAGAGCAAATCTTGGAGTTGCTGGTGCTGGAGCAGTTCCTGGACGTTCTGCCCAGTCATATCCAGAACTGGGTGCAGAAGTATCATCCACAGAACGTCAAAGAGGCTGTGGCCCTGGTAGACCGCTTTCACAGAGAATGTGGTGGAATAAGCAATGAG GTCACAACCCACCAACTGGGAAATGACACAGCGCTCTTGGGAGGAacagcagtggccccaggctTTAAGTGGAAGCCAGCAGAGCCCCAACCAATGGGTGTGTTCCAGGGAGAAAGTTCGAATATATACCAGGTACTGCAGGAGCCGCGCTGGAATACTCACAAAGAAAGCCAGCCTGTGGATGAAGGAG CTGTGCCTGCTGAAGAGAGTCCAACCTTTTCTGAGGAGAAAAGCACCCCAAGCTGCAAGTTGGCATCTAAGCTCACCTTGCCTAAGTCCCAG AGTCCATTGACATTTGAAGATGTGGCCTTGTATTTTTCCGAGGAAGAATGGAGAATAATGACCCCTGAACAGAAAACCCTCTACTTTGATGTAATGGGAGAACTCTATGAGGATGTCACCTTTCTAG GGTTAAAGCTCACAAATGACACTGGAAATGACCCACCTGTATCTCTTCCTACATTAGAGATACAACCATCAGGATGCGAAGTATTAGGAAAGGCCACAATGAAAGATGCTGAGACAACAGTGGGCAATGAAAATCACGGTGATACATGCAGGGTACGGAAACGACCTCGCAGTCCCGAAGCCCCAGCTCTCGCCAGCCACTTCGTGCCTGGTGACAAACTGCACTGA
- the LOC113889353 gene encoding zinc finger protein 75D-like isoform X1 produces MTDPDRKVPLGRRSTHWFCTKADKASVIRWPRRMSQIEEKLFPEQIMMSPVKAPACLYPHVEVLQGTKRSVKESSNKSKKSSPQMGSLHPESARQHFRSFCYHDTPGPYEAVSHLQELCSQWLRPEIHSKEQILELLVLEQFLDVLPSHIQNWVQKYHPQNVKEAVALVDRFHRECGGISNEVTTHQLGNDTALLGGTAVAPGFKWKPAEPQPMGVFQGESSNIYQVLQEPRWNTHKESQPVDEGAVPAEESPTFSEEKSTPSCKLASKLTLPKSQSPLTFEDVALYFSEEEWRIMTPEQKTLYFDVMGELYEDVTFLGLKLTNDTGNDPPVSLPTLEIQPSGCEVLGKATMKDAETTVGNENHGDTCRVRKRPRSPEAPALASHFVPGDKLH; encoded by the exons tgccctTGGGGAGAAGATCCACTCATTGGTTTTGTACCAAAGCTGACAAGGCCTCAGTTATCAGGTGGCCCAGGAGGATGTCACAAATAGAAGAAAAGCTGTTCCCAGAGCAAATAATGATGAGCCCTGTGAAGGCGCCTGCATGCTTGTACCCACATGTGGAGGTTTTACAGGGGACTAAGAGGTCTGTGAAAGAGAGTTCCAATAAGAGTAAGAAATCCAGCCCACAGATGGGCAGTCTTCATCCTGAGAGTGCTCGCCAGCACTTCCGGAGCTTCTGTTACCATGACACACCTGGACCGTATGAGGCTGTCAGCCACCTGCAGGAATTATGCTCTCAGTGGCTGAGGCCAGAGATCCACTCAAAAGAGCAAATCTTGGAGTTGCTGGTGCTGGAGCAGTTCCTGGACGTTCTGCCCAGTCATATCCAGAACTGGGTGCAGAAGTATCATCCACAGAACGTCAAAGAGGCTGTGGCCCTGGTAGACCGCTTTCACAGAGAATGTGGTGGAATAAGCAATGAG GTCACAACCCACCAACTGGGAAATGACACAGCGCTCTTGGGAGGAacagcagtggccccaggctTTAAGTGGAAGCCAGCAGAGCCCCAACCAATGGGTGTGTTCCAGGGAGAAAGTTCGAATATATACCAGGTACTGCAGGAGCCGCGCTGGAATACTCACAAAGAAAGCCAGCCTGTGGATGAAGGAG CTGTGCCTGCTGAAGAGAGTCCAACCTTTTCTGAGGAGAAAAGCACCCCAAGCTGCAAGTTGGCATCTAAGCTCACCTTGCCTAAGTCCCAG AGTCCATTGACATTTGAAGATGTGGCCTTGTATTTTTCCGAGGAAGAATGGAGAATAATGACCCCTGAACAGAAAACCCTCTACTTTGATGTAATGGGAGAACTCTATGAGGATGTCACCTTTCTAG GGTTAAAGCTCACAAATGACACTGGAAATGACCCACCTGTATCTCTTCCTACATTAGAGATACAACCATCAGGATGCGAAGTATTAGGAAAGGCCACAATGAAAGATGCTGAGACAACAGTGGGCAATGAAAATCACGGTGATACATGCAGGGTACGGAAACGACCTCGCAGTCCCGAAGCCCCAGCTCTCGCCAGCCACTTCGTGCCTGGTGACAAACTGCACTGA